The following proteins are co-located in the Pedobacter sp. FW305-3-2-15-E-R2A2 genome:
- a CDS encoding FecR domain-containing protein yields the protein MKIHKPLWAERLILFLMFAALVITQGCKNEAAYQTYQSRTGHRLSIKLQDGSSVILNSNSILKVPHGVHKDSRKVILLGAAFFTVVPGSRLPFVVESADFKASTMGGSFFARAYPHESGRQIEVTAGKLKVEKSYHSDTDNKAELLLPGEMVMLNRTVDLMEKETYPIEERQSWLMGRLKFNNAGLSKVIEILEDWYGVPFEVTEGMKLQHSFSADFRNEPLERVLKVFCLSAHCDFKLEDGMVILEAN from the coding sequence ATGAAAATACATAAACCATTATGGGCAGAAAGGCTGATTCTGTTCTTGATGTTTGCTGCTCTGGTTATTACTCAGGGTTGCAAAAATGAAGCAGCATATCAGACTTATCAATCGCGTACGGGACACCGGTTAAGTATCAAACTTCAGGATGGTTCCAGTGTGATACTGAATTCAAACAGTATCCTTAAAGTTCCTCATGGTGTTCATAAAGACAGTAGAAAGGTCATTTTACTTGGTGCTGCTTTTTTTACTGTTGTGCCAGGTTCCAGATTGCCATTTGTGGTTGAATCCGCTGACTTTAAGGCAAGCACAATGGGGGGCTCTTTTTTTGCAAGGGCTTATCCCCACGAATCCGGCCGGCAAATAGAGGTTACAGCCGGTAAACTGAAAGTGGAGAAATCCTATCACTCCGATACAGATAATAAAGCAGAATTGCTTTTGCCGGGAGAAATGGTGATGCTGAACAGAACCGTAGATCTCATGGAAAAAGAGACATATCCTATTGAAGAACGTCAATCATGGCTGATGGGCAGGCTCAAATTCAATAATGCGGGTTTAAGTAAAGTGATTGAGATCCTTGAAGATTGGTATGGGGTTCCTTTTGAAGTAACTGAGGGAATGAAACTACAGCACAGCTTTTCAGCAGATTTCAGGAACGAACCTCTGGAACGTGTATTAAAAGTATTTTGTTTAAGTGCCCATTGCGATTTTAAACTTGAAGATGGAATGGTTATTCTTGAAGCAAACTGA
- a CDS encoding porin family protein yields MKKQFLLPLIAFTMMATAASAQKSPIHIGLKGGANFSKLPISSSGISSKYATGFSAGAFTRIDISKVYVQGELLFTKKSSKYESDLFGGDKKVSWSSVDVPVLVGYKLLNMDLLNVRIFGGGVYSYTISDKASIFKQVDNSFRKFDKSNIGYQVGAGIDVGKLTFDLRYEGGLSSVSKQFKSRPNSFQASVGFMIF; encoded by the coding sequence ATGAAAAAACAATTTCTTTTACCTCTGATTGCATTTACAATGATGGCTACTGCTGCATCCGCCCAAAAAAGCCCTATTCATATTGGTCTTAAAGGAGGTGCTAATTTCAGTAAATTACCTATTTCTTCTTCCGGTATTTCTTCGAAATATGCGACAGGTTTTTCAGCAGGTGCATTCACCAGGATAGACATCTCTAAAGTTTATGTTCAGGGGGAACTTTTGTTCACTAAAAAATCCAGTAAATATGAATCTGACCTCTTCGGTGGCGATAAAAAAGTAAGCTGGTCGAGCGTTGACGTACCGGTATTGGTAGGTTACAAGCTACTCAATATGGATTTGCTAAATGTTAGAATCTTTGGTGGTGGTGTTTATTCTTATACCATCAGCGATAAAGCTTCCATTTTCAAACAGGTAGATAATTCTTTCAGGAAATTCGATAAATCAAATATCGGTTACCAGGTTGGTGCAGGAATTGATGTAGGAAAGCTTACTTTTGACCTCAGATATGAAGGTGGATTATCAAGCGTTAGTAAACAATTTAAATCCCGCCCTAACTCCTTTCAGGCAAGTGTAGGATTTATGATTTTCTAA
- a CDS encoding histidine kinase, which produces MKKPVFDKHFFFIAGFWILLTITLIAQISRDYPTAYVVFPCLLIIGCAMLISYIFSNRILPNAFIKGKTPLFAMQSFSVIVLLTFVIAAVNYMTFLKYGANYTPSDLSLIKSQNSFWFLFFTSSPASLLILGSVCGFKFYQRHNQIEQQHNLLKQAHMEAHVRILQDQINPHLMFNVLNHIHILMKKDVDLASVLLVRFSDILRYQIYECNRETVTLEKDVKYLKDLVSVEKIRWGEELEVKCDWNIANGKRDIVPLLLVPFVENAFKHVSRLPSSKGYVHLELNQEEENLSLTIENSNSTQPTRKNSSNSGLGLENVRQRLEILYPEHHELKITNTGTIFKVVLHINLEKKANYAEQ; this is translated from the coding sequence ATGAAGAAACCCGTATTTGACAAACATTTCTTTTTTATAGCAGGATTCTGGATCCTGCTTACCATTACTCTGATTGCACAAATCAGCCGGGATTATCCTACAGCTTATGTCGTTTTCCCTTGCTTGCTAATCATTGGATGTGCGATGCTGATTTCTTATATTTTCAGTAACAGGATTCTTCCAAATGCTTTTATAAAGGGGAAAACACCTTTGTTCGCGATGCAGAGTTTCAGTGTTATTGTATTGCTCACCTTTGTCATTGCAGCTGTAAACTACATGACATTTCTGAAGTACGGAGCCAATTATACACCCAGCGACTTGTCTTTAATAAAATCACAAAACTCTTTTTGGTTTTTATTTTTCACAAGTTCCCCAGCCTCCTTATTGATTTTAGGATCAGTTTGCGGGTTCAAATTTTATCAGAGGCACAACCAGATCGAACAGCAGCATAATTTATTAAAACAGGCACACATGGAAGCGCATGTCCGGATTTTACAAGATCAGATCAATCCGCACCTCATGTTTAATGTGCTGAACCATATCCATATCCTGATGAAAAAAGATGTGGATTTAGCCTCAGTGTTGCTCGTCAGGTTTTCGGATATTCTCAGATACCAGATCTATGAATGTAACAGGGAAACGGTAACACTGGAAAAAGATGTAAAGTACCTTAAGGACCTGGTTTCGGTAGAGAAAATCCGATGGGGAGAGGAACTGGAAGTCAAATGCGATTGGAATATAGCAAACGGAAAGAGGGATATTGTCCCTCTTTTATTGGTTCCATTTGTAGAAAATGCATTTAAGCATGTGTCCCGTTTACCATCTTCAAAAGGTTATGTGCACCTGGAATTAAACCAAGAGGAGGAAAACCTCAGCTTAACCATTGAGAATTCAAATTCCACACAACCAACAAGAAAGAATAGCAGCAATAGCGGACTTGGCCTGGAAAATGTCCGTCAACGCCTGGAGATTCTTTATCCTGAACATCACGAACTGAAAATTACAAACACTGGCACTATTTTTAAAGTTGTACTCCATATTAATTTAGAAAAGAAAGCAAACTATGCAGAGCAATAA
- a CDS encoding LytTR family DNA-binding domain-containing protein: MQSNKTTTELPLQCLVIDDEPIARAGIIDFIDQVDFLQVAGSCSTAMEASDFIHSNPVDLLFLDINMPYLTGLELLESMENPPLTILTTAYSEHALEGYRLQIVDYLLKPITFQRFHQAATKARQLHQMQRLSKQAPTIDPFLFVRQKDSFKKILWADILYVEGMQNYAKLKFKDQELIIHQTLVSLEEILPADQFFRIHKSYLVNIAHIDVVSGGRIFIDGHELPISRHRREELLKEVVYNKLISR, from the coding sequence ATGCAGAGCAATAAAACCACTACAGAATTACCCCTGCAATGTCTGGTCATTGATGACGAACCTATCGCAAGAGCAGGGATCATAGATTTTATTGATCAGGTGGATTTTCTTCAGGTGGCCGGCTCCTGCTCAACCGCCATGGAAGCATCAGACTTCATCCACAGTAACCCTGTGGATTTGTTGTTTCTGGACATTAACATGCCTTACCTCACGGGTCTGGAGCTATTGGAATCCATGGAAAACCCTCCATTAACCATTCTTACTACGGCTTATTCAGAGCATGCACTGGAAGGATACCGGTTGCAGATTGTCGATTACCTGTTAAAGCCTATCACCTTTCAGCGCTTTCATCAGGCGGCTACCAAAGCGAGGCAACTACACCAGATGCAGCGCCTGTCAAAACAGGCACCTACCATAGATCCTTTTCTTTTTGTTCGCCAGAAAGACAGCTTTAAGAAAATTCTATGGGCTGATATTCTATATGTAGAAGGCATGCAGAACTATGCAAAGCTAAAATTCAAAGATCAGGAACTTATTATTCACCAAACATTAGTCTCCCTGGAAGAGATCTTACCTGCTGATCAGTTTTTCAGGATCCATAAATCTTACCTGGTCAATATTGCGCATATAGATGTGGTATCCGGTGGACGGATATTCATTGATGGCCATGAGTTACCGATCTCCAGGCACCGCAGAGAAGAGCTGTTGAAAGAAGTAGTATATAATAAACTCATCAGCCGATAA
- a CDS encoding terpene synthase family protein, with protein MIKDASEKIKGHNLANGASWMSPTTTNVDHLRPIARFFTWLTLYDDYYERWPVDKMAIERDRIMGVMLGDTPKPMDIGLYRQIAKCRDEFLTYMPSEWMERLAKNLYRYTTYGIMEEAPYRLEGRYPSLLRLQFLREYTIAMYVYGDMIEAGTNFMLPKIIIEHPVIMRLRTLLCRIMSIQNDWYTLEKEMADDQFEVCNHVLVLMYQNKLSLEEAIQETERIHDSYVEEMDAIQKDLPDFGIYQKETENYVYHILLNITGLDDWYNGDTVRYIPSEFPIHIYPGIGS; from the coding sequence ATGATAAAGGATGCATCAGAAAAGATCAAAGGGCATAATTTGGCGAACGGCGCATCATGGATGTCGCCTACCACTACCAACGTTGATCATCTCCGGCCGATCGCCCGTTTCTTTACCTGGCTCACTCTATATGATGATTATTATGAGCGCTGGCCTGTAGATAAAATGGCCATAGAAAGAGATCGTATCATGGGAGTGATGCTGGGGGATACTCCTAAGCCAATGGACATTGGTCTGTACCGGCAGATTGCAAAATGTAGGGACGAGTTCCTGACTTATATGCCTTCTGAATGGATGGAGCGACTGGCTAAAAATTTGTACCGCTACACAACTTATGGTATAATGGAAGAAGCTCCTTATCGTCTCGAAGGTCGCTATCCTAGTTTGCTACGATTGCAATTTCTGAGAGAATATACTATTGCGATGTATGTTTACGGAGATATGATTGAAGCCGGTACCAATTTTATGCTACCAAAGATTATTATAGAACATCCTGTCATCATGCGTCTGAGAACATTATTGTGTAGGATTATGTCTATCCAGAACGATTGGTACACATTGGAAAAGGAGATGGCCGACGACCAGTTTGAAGTGTGTAACCACGTCCTGGTATTGATGTATCAGAATAAATTATCCTTAGAAGAAGCTATACAGGAAACTGAACGTATTCACGATTCTTATGTAGAAGAAATGGACGCGATACAAAAGGACTTACCTGATTTTGGCATTTATCAAAAGGAAACGGAGAACTATGTATACCACATATTACTAAACATAACCGGTCTGGATGACTGGTATAATGGTGATACTGTTCGGTATATACCCTCTGAATTCCCGATACACATTTACCCAGGTATAGGATCATGA
- a CDS encoding DUF6268 family outer membrane beta-barrel protein produces MKISTYCLIVLAAFFTLNSKAQMEPGIRLKGEYIPFSNYNPNGNGDSNTGKSDMRRIEGGIGIPLSVKLDSLGRPKIWAVSLDGSYASIKNRDFEKSLFPDELLNASIGLMHLRPLGKTWNIMFMASAGVYTNMKKINSSDVLAMGGVIFIKQFNPRTALGFGPMVSNSFGVPMILPAIYFTWKTEGKFQVLVNFPQRVEVGMKVNEAINLKAVGEISSMTADVDREDKFMLSYLQVVTGLRPEFKIGKSLSVELTAGYSVYRSMTFTSRKLSDFFKDKSDEKISYFKPAPYGAIGLKWNFGKK; encoded by the coding sequence ATGAAAATTTCAACGTACTGCCTTATCGTTCTGGCAGCATTTTTCACCTTAAATAGCAAAGCACAAATGGAACCGGGAATAAGGCTGAAAGGCGAATATATTCCTTTCTCCAATTATAATCCAAACGGTAATGGCGATTCCAATACCGGGAAGAGTGACATGAGAAGAATTGAAGGTGGGATTGGAATTCCTTTATCGGTAAAGCTGGATTCCCTGGGCAGACCTAAGATCTGGGCGGTGTCGCTTGACGGGTCTTATGCTTCCATCAAAAATCGTGATTTTGAAAAGAGTCTTTTTCCGGATGAGCTGTTAAATGCAAGTATCGGCCTGATGCACCTTCGGCCATTGGGTAAAACCTGGAACATTATGTTCATGGCTTCAGCAGGGGTGTACACGAATATGAAAAAAATAAACTCCTCTGATGTTTTAGCAATGGGAGGGGTGATCTTTATCAAACAATTCAATCCGAGAACGGCTTTAGGATTCGGGCCAATGGTGTCGAATAGTTTTGGTGTACCTATGATCTTACCTGCTATATATTTTACCTGGAAGACAGAGGGGAAATTCCAGGTACTCGTGAATTTCCCTCAGCGGGTTGAGGTAGGAATGAAGGTAAATGAGGCCATCAATCTGAAAGCAGTTGGGGAGATCAGCTCCATGACCGCTGATGTGGACCGTGAAGATAAATTTATGTTGTCTTACCTGCAGGTGGTTACCGGTTTAAGGCCAGAATTTAAAATCGGTAAATCGCTGAGTGTTGAATTGACCGCAGGTTATTCTGTATACCGCTCCATGACTTTTACCAGCAGGAAATTGTCAGACTTTTTTAAAGATAAATCCGACGAAAAAATATCTTATTTTAAGCCTGCACCTTATGGAGCAATAGGTCTAAAATGGAATTTTGGAAAGAAATAA
- a CDS encoding PAS domain-containing protein, translating into MKARDYRIPIIYIVLGVLWITLSDSFLKTMESYFTPEIARYTASLKGIFYVIATGFLLYFLLKREKKKLAEGNNKRMTEIIDKMNNLVIVSDIEGNITWVNHAFVKVTGYTMQEALGKTHGALLYGPKTDLEVVKTLSKAIKNKEFFSGELVNYAKGGKEYWSQFNLSPMFNAKGGLEGYMSIENNIDDSKHKEDLIVQQHQKLKAVSWLNSHEIRKPVASIMALTELILEETGQEEQKELVKYLHQSTMDLDLIIHQINEEAAVK; encoded by the coding sequence TTGAAGGCAAGAGACTATAGAATCCCTATCATTTATATCGTATTAGGTGTTTTATGGATCACACTTAGCGATAGCTTCTTAAAAACTATGGAGTCTTATTTTACTCCTGAAATAGCAAGATATACCGCTTCCCTAAAAGGCATCTTTTATGTGATTGCTACAGGCTTCTTATTGTACTTCCTTTTAAAAAGGGAGAAAAAAAAACTGGCGGAGGGCAATAACAAACGAATGACAGAAATCATCGACAAGATGAACAACCTGGTTATTGTTTCAGATATTGAAGGGAACATTACCTGGGTAAACCATGCATTTGTAAAGGTAACCGGTTATACCATGCAGGAGGCTTTAGGAAAAACACATGGCGCCTTATTATATGGCCCTAAAACAGATCTGGAAGTCGTAAAGACACTGAGTAAAGCGATCAAAAACAAAGAGTTCTTTAGCGGGGAACTTGTCAACTATGCAAAAGGCGGTAAAGAATACTGGTCGCAGTTTAATCTTTCTCCCATGTTTAATGCAAAAGGTGGCCTGGAAGGTTATATGTCTATAGAAAACAACATCGACGACAGCAAACATAAAGAAGATCTTATTGTACAGCAACACCAGAAATTAAAGGCTGTTTCCTGGCTAAATTCACATGAAATCCGGAAACCTGTTGCCTCAATTATGGCGCTCACAGAATTGATTTTAGAGGAAACCGGTCAGGAAGAGCAAAAAGAACTGGTCAAATACCTACATCAAAGCACTATGGATCTGGATCTTATCATTCATCAGATCAATGAAGAGGCAGCAGTAAAATAA
- a CDS encoding N-acetyltransferase family protein yields the protein MIRQFTPSDLNPMREIYNHYAENTLLTFDEAALTATEFSDKLSPVLSKFPCMVYEKEGKLLGFAYATEWKENPAYRFTVSSSIYLHPEALDKGTGTALYRKLIDELREMKMHSIVAGILMPNEKSTRMHERLGFSKVAHLSQIGYKFNKWIDVSYWQMTL from the coding sequence ATGATCCGGCAGTTTACACCATCCGATCTTAACCCGATGAGGGAGATCTATAATCACTATGCGGAAAACACGCTCCTCACTTTCGACGAAGCGGCATTGACGGCAACCGAATTTTCGGATAAACTTAGTCCGGTTCTTTCTAAATTCCCTTGCATGGTGTATGAAAAAGAAGGAAAGCTGCTGGGCTTTGCCTATGCAACAGAATGGAAAGAAAACCCCGCCTATCGTTTTACAGTGAGCAGCTCCATCTATCTTCATCCTGAAGCCCTGGATAAAGGCACAGGAACCGCTTTATACCGTAAGCTGATCGATGAACTCCGGGAAATGAAAATGCACTCTATCGTGGCAGGAATTTTAATGCCAAACGAAAAGAGTACAAGGATGCATGAAAGACTGGGATTCAGTAAAGTTGCCCACCTGAGCCAGATTGGATACAAATTCAACAAGTGGATCGATGTCAGTTACTGGCAGATGACCTTGTAA
- a CDS encoding helix-turn-helix domain-containing protein: MTKKLNSDPVCPVDYAFQRIGGKYKGRIIWYIHTFTVLRYGELKRRIVGITPKMLTQTLRELEEDGLLIRKVYSEVPPKVEYTLTESAKELIPFIDHLREWGDKRMGNYKVICQ; the protein is encoded by the coding sequence ATGACAAAAAAGCTCAATTCAGATCCGGTTTGTCCCGTAGATTATGCTTTTCAGAGGATCGGCGGGAAGTATAAAGGCAGGATCATCTGGTATATCCATACGTTTACTGTTCTTCGTTACGGGGAGCTAAAGAGACGCATTGTGGGGATTACACCGAAGATGCTGACGCAAACCCTGCGCGAACTGGAAGAGGACGGCCTGCTGATCCGGAAGGTGTACAGCGAAGTACCACCAAAGGTCGAATATACATTAACGGAATCGGCAAAGGAACTGATTCCGTTTATAGATCATCTGCGGGAATGGGGTGATAAGCGGATGGGGAATTACAAGGTCATCTGCCAGTAA
- a CDS encoding NAD(P)-dependent alcohol dehydrogenase encodes MKTLIVNEKYGIDHLNITAAQVPEPAANEVLVKVTAISLNYLDLMVIKGDFGHQLPHIPGSDAAGTVIRIGSAVSSFLPGDTVSTHFTPGWQSGNLTPEGLENRLGIGTSGVFATYICLPETALVKSPVNLTAQEAATLPIAALTAWEALHQAGGLQRGETVLLQGTGGVSIFALQFAKLAGARVIITSSSEEKLERAKSMGADHVFNYKTQPDWPEKVKALGGVDLVLEVVGTGFKDAIQACRFGGRIIIIGFLNGAETSLSIFDFLQKKLTVKGVLVGSKSTFSQMNQTIEKANLRPVIDQVFPFSEARQAFEYLAAGKHFGKIVLDLN; translated from the coding sequence ATGAAAACACTGATTGTAAATGAAAAATATGGAATTGATCACCTGAATATCACCGCCGCTCAGGTGCCGGAACCAGCAGCAAATGAAGTGCTGGTTAAAGTGACTGCCATTTCCCTGAATTATCTTGACCTCATGGTGATCAAAGGAGATTTCGGCCACCAACTCCCTCATATCCCCGGCTCTGATGCTGCTGGCACGGTAATACGCATCGGCTCTGCAGTCAGCAGCTTTCTCCCGGGAGATACCGTTTCTACCCATTTTACCCCAGGATGGCAATCCGGGAATTTAACGCCTGAAGGCCTGGAAAACCGGCTGGGAATTGGCACTTCAGGCGTCTTTGCCACTTATATCTGCCTGCCGGAAACAGCGCTGGTGAAAAGCCCGGTTAACTTAACTGCTCAGGAAGCCGCAACCCTCCCTATCGCTGCCTTAACAGCATGGGAAGCCCTTCACCAGGCCGGCGGACTTCAACGAGGTGAAACCGTTCTGCTTCAGGGAACCGGTGGTGTCTCCATATTTGCCCTGCAGTTTGCGAAACTCGCTGGTGCCAGGGTCATCATCACTTCCAGTTCAGAGGAGAAACTCGAGCGGGCAAAATCAATGGGTGCCGACCATGTTTTCAATTATAAAACACAGCCAGACTGGCCGGAAAAGGTAAAAGCACTCGGAGGGGTAGATCTTGTGCTGGAAGTGGTTGGAACCGGATTTAAAGATGCGATACAAGCCTGTAGGTTTGGTGGACGCATCATCATCATCGGTTTTTTAAATGGCGCAGAAACCAGTCTGAGCATCTTTGACTTTTTACAGAAAAAACTCACGGTCAAAGGCGTTTTGGTCGGATCGAAAAGCACCTTCTCTCAAATGAACCAGACGATTGAAAAAGCAAACCTTCGTCCGGTAATAGATCAGGTATTTCCTTTTTCGGAAGCCCGGCAAGCCTTTGAATACCTTGCTGCCGGAAAACATTTTGGAAAGATCGTCCTCGACCTGAATTAA
- a CDS encoding MauE/DoxX family redox-associated membrane protein, with protein MMNIIPFFILVITAILILLWAYSAISKFRDLPRFRRGLRSQAFPKWIGKIVFWTLPVTELALIVLLWLPDTRLLGMYLSALLMLTFTIYIGGAVYGFYDRYPCPCGGIFRGMKWNTHFKVNFILTCISVAGILLMEFGTN; from the coding sequence ATGATGAACATTATTCCTTTTTTTATTCTTGTCATTACTGCGATTCTGATTCTCTTATGGGCATATTCGGCCATTTCTAAATTCCGGGATCTACCAAGGTTCAGACGGGGATTAAGAAGTCAGGCTTTTCCCAAATGGATTGGAAAAATAGTATTCTGGACACTGCCGGTTACAGAGTTAGCGCTGATCGTACTTTTGTGGTTGCCGGATACCCGTTTATTGGGCATGTATCTTTCGGCCCTGCTGATGCTTACGTTTACGATCTACATTGGCGGTGCCGTATATGGCTTCTACGATCGCTATCCTTGTCCCTGCGGGGGCATCTTCAGAGGAATGAAGTGGAACACCCATTTCAAAGTAAACTTCATCCTGACCTGTATCTCAGTTGCAGGTATACTCTTAATGGAATTTGGGACCAACTAA
- a CDS encoding Crp/Fnr family transcriptional regulator — protein MKEQVPYFGDMLYTKTTFPHIDLQIAEQLLHKTKTPMIHTALRRKIGSLCPVTDEIFQTLNRDFNPLSLSVNQILISAEQVPDRIFFIQKGLLRGYYMGEKETITTWFAGPDQFIIPNNFFSQESCNEYIQSLEDCSLLSISHHSCLKMSLESNDIAKIFFKLLEEKQLLSDSRERMLRIPNAEKRYLSMVKLMPVVHQNVKDDTLASYMNVTRRHLERIKIKTSRK, from the coding sequence ATGAAAGAACAGGTACCCTACTTCGGCGACATGTTGTACACAAAGACAACATTTCCACATATTGATTTACAAATCGCAGAACAGTTATTGCATAAAACAAAAACCCCTATGATACATACTGCACTGAGAAGAAAGATAGGGTCACTATGTCCGGTCACGGACGAAATCTTTCAGACGTTAAACAGGGACTTTAATCCCTTAAGTTTATCAGTGAATCAAATTCTAATTAGTGCAGAACAAGTTCCGGACCGCATCTTCTTTATTCAAAAAGGCTTGTTGAGGGGATATTATATGGGAGAGAAAGAAACCATTACCACCTGGTTCGCGGGACCAGATCAGTTTATCATTCCCAATAATTTCTTTTCGCAGGAATCATGTAACGAATACATCCAATCGCTGGAAGATTGTTCGCTGTTGTCCATTAGCCATCACTCCTGCTTAAAAATGTCACTGGAATCGAATGACATCGCCAAGATCTTCTTCAAATTACTCGAAGAGAAACAACTCCTGTCGGATTCCAGAGAGCGAATGCTTCGAATTCCAAATGCGGAAAAACGATATTTGAGTATGGTCAAGCTTATGCCTGTTGTCCACCAGAATGTAAAGGACGACACCTTGGCTTCCTATATGAATGTCACCCGACGGCATCTGGAGCGCATCAAGATTAAAACCTCCAGAAAATAA
- a CDS encoding TetR/AcrR family transcriptional regulator, which produces MNNYKETEKLRDSRRTKRKLYDAVGDILKNEGYNGLGPNNIARYADVHKKLIYRYFVGPQELIESYILEKDYWTRSYKKLPEIVEANRHDFGRNLAGNMLAENLEYFSDSPELQNIILWEINGKSQMMSKIARFRESIKSELFELTDPHFEGSSVNFRAIEAVLISGINYLVLHSKNSDSNFCDLDVRKESDRREVVKALKQLVGWAFDAADKKG; this is translated from the coding sequence ATGAATAATTATAAGGAAACCGAAAAGTTGAGAGATAGTCGCAGGACTAAACGTAAACTTTATGATGCAGTTGGAGATATTTTAAAAAACGAGGGCTACAATGGGTTAGGCCCTAATAACATAGCAAGGTACGCCGATGTTCACAAAAAACTGATTTACAGATATTTTGTCGGACCTCAGGAATTGATTGAATCTTATATCCTGGAGAAAGATTACTGGACAAGATCTTATAAAAAGCTTCCTGAAATTGTGGAGGCCAACCGCCATGATTTTGGAAGAAACCTTGCCGGAAATATGCTGGCTGAGAACCTGGAATATTTTTCTGACAGTCCTGAGTTACAAAACATCATTCTATGGGAGATCAATGGAAAAAGTCAGATGATGAGTAAGATCGCCAGGTTCCGGGAAAGTATTAAATCCGAATTGTTTGAGCTGACAGATCCTCATTTTGAGGGTTCATCGGTGAATTTCAGGGCAATAGAGGCGGTGTTGATTTCCGGAATCAATTATCTGGTACTGCATTCAAAGAATAGTGATAGTAATTTCTGCGACCTGGATGTAAGGAAGGAATCCGACAGGAGGGAAGTTGTTAAAGCATTAAAGCAACTTGTCGGATGGGCATTTGATGCCGCTGATAAAAAAGGGTAA
- a CDS encoding rhomboid family intramembrane serine protease: MLSDLSASLCPAPGIILILVFTALVSIYAFYHQRVYFSFILHPYSIARGRKFYTLVTAALVHNNWFHLTFNLAIVYILGAMVEREFSRMGAFGPVNFLALYFFGTLIGNLGSVLVHRKDFFFRSAGASTGALAILGSFCIVNANESYINLPYLGEVLNVHFIIVFVLGLMYEIRFGKKDHIDQYAHLFGVFSGITITLLFYPDLLKIIRVF, translated from the coding sequence ATGTTATCAGACCTTAGCGCTTCGCTCTGTCCAGCACCGGGAATCATCCTTATCCTCGTGTTTACTGCATTGGTTAGTATCTATGCCTTCTATCACCAAAGGGTCTATTTCTCTTTCATTCTGCATCCTTACAGCATCGCGAGGGGGCGGAAATTTTATACGCTGGTTACCGCTGCCCTGGTTCATAACAACTGGTTTCATTTGACATTTAACCTGGCCATTGTTTACATTCTTGGCGCAATGGTAGAGCGCGAATTTAGCCGTATGGGTGCCTTTGGTCCTGTTAACTTTTTAGCCCTCTATTTCTTTGGTACACTGATCGGTAACCTGGGATCAGTCCTGGTTCACCGGAAAGATTTTTTCTTCCGTAGTGCAGGCGCCTCAACAGGAGCATTGGCCATTTTAGGGAGCTTCTGTATCGTAAATGCCAATGAGAGCTACATTAACCTTCCTTACCTGGGAGAGGTCCTGAATGTTCATTTTATCATCGTCTTCGTTCTGGGTTTAATGTATGAGATCAGGTTCGGGAAAAAAGACCATATTGATCAGTATGCCCATTTATTCGGAGTGTTCTCCGGCATCACCATTACCCTCTTATTTTACCCTGACCTCCTTAAAATTATCAGGGTATTTTAA